One Comamonas endophytica DNA window includes the following coding sequences:
- a CDS encoding 5'-methylthioadenosine/adenosylhomocysteine nucleosidase, whose translation MTIAILSALPEEQAGWVQGLQDVRATRHAGRQFWQGRWQGAGVAHELVCALSGIGKVAAATTAAALIERFGATRIVFTGVAGGLGPGVRVGDVVVASDYLQHDLDASPLFPRWELPGYGRTRLACDAVMSAALHAASRDCVSEAGRAHCGLVASGDQFVGSAQASQALRTGLAAAGHEVLAVEMEGAAVAQTCHDYGVPFAAMRTISDCADDSAAVDFSDFVRNVASRYAQEILTGFLQRIGPLPRA comes from the coding sequence ATGACGATTGCGATTTTGAGTGCCTTGCCCGAAGAGCAGGCCGGTTGGGTGCAGGGCCTGCAGGACGTGCGCGCCACGCGGCATGCGGGGCGGCAGTTCTGGCAGGGGCGCTGGCAGGGCGCGGGCGTGGCGCACGAGCTGGTCTGCGCGCTGTCGGGCATCGGCAAGGTGGCTGCCGCGACCACGGCCGCGGCGCTGATCGAGCGCTTTGGCGCCACGCGCATCGTCTTCACCGGCGTGGCGGGCGGGCTCGGTCCGGGCGTGCGCGTGGGCGACGTGGTGGTGGCCAGCGACTACCTGCAGCATGACCTCGATGCCTCGCCGCTGTTCCCGCGCTGGGAGCTGCCCGGCTATGGCCGCACGCGCCTGGCCTGCGATGCGGTGATGAGCGCGGCGCTGCATGCGGCCAGCCGGGACTGCGTGAGCGAAGCCGGGCGCGCGCATTGCGGGCTGGTGGCGAGCGGCGACCAATTCGTCGGCAGCGCCCAGGCCTCGCAGGCGCTGCGCACGGGCCTGGCGGCAGCGGGCCACGAGGTGCTGGCCGTCGAGATGGAGGGCGCGGCCGTGGCCCAGACCTGCCATGACTATGGCGTGCCGTTTGCCGCCATGCGCACGATCTCCGATTGCGCGGATGACAGCGCGGCGGTGGACTTCTCCGACTTCGTGCGCAATGTGGCGAGCCGGTATGCGCAGGAGATCCTCACCGGATTTTTGCAGCGCATCGGGCCGTTGCCCAGGGCCTGA
- the dacB gene encoding D-alanyl-D-alanine carboxypeptidase/D-alanyl-D-alanine endopeptidase, giving the protein MSLLSILRRMRVRVLLGLSLSLALWASQAPAATPLPPAVVAALARAQLPADALSVLVVEAEGAAAPRLAWHPDRPMSPASVMKLVTTFAALDQLGPAYTWSTPFYFGGPVEAGVLRGPLYIQGQGDPRLVMERLWLALRRLQALGVRAIEGDIVLDRSAFALPAHDPGLFDGEPLRPYNVAPDALLVNYKALVMGFVPDVAAGVARIQYNPPLAGMELQPSVPLAPEGTSCGDWQMGLQAALELPTRMDFAGSYPAACGERNWAVAPVDYARFAARAIEGMWRELGGQLGGTVRDGRVPAGLEPAMVVESDPLAQIVRDINKNSSNVMTQQVLLTMGRERAGVGSWDSAQAALRQWWQQRVGSQGVLIVENGAGLSRQERVTAQGLARMLQLAWASPVMPEFLASLPVLGVDGSLRHSQTLVTGRAHLKTGTLRDVSALAGFVHAASGRRYVMVALVNDPRASVARPALEALVEWVVSDLAPL; this is encoded by the coding sequence ATGTCATTGCTGTCCATCCTGCGGCGCATGCGTGTGCGCGTCCTTTTGGGCCTCTCCCTTTCCCTGGCGCTGTGGGCCTCCCAGGCTCCGGCGGCCACCCCGCTGCCGCCCGCAGTGGTCGCCGCACTGGCGCGTGCCCAGCTGCCGGCCGACGCGCTGTCGGTGCTGGTCGTGGAGGCCGAAGGCGCCGCCGCGCCGCGCCTGGCCTGGCATCCGGACCGGCCAATGAGCCCGGCTTCCGTCATGAAGCTCGTGACCACCTTTGCCGCGCTGGACCAGCTGGGCCCGGCATATACCTGGAGCACGCCGTTCTACTTTGGCGGGCCGGTGGAGGCGGGGGTGCTGCGCGGCCCGCTCTATATCCAGGGCCAGGGGGACCCGCGGCTGGTGATGGAGCGGCTGTGGCTTGCGCTGCGCCGGCTGCAGGCGCTGGGCGTGCGCGCGATCGAGGGCGATATCGTGCTCGACCGCTCGGCCTTTGCGCTGCCCGCGCATGACCCGGGCCTGTTCGACGGCGAGCCGTTGCGTCCGTACAACGTGGCGCCCGATGCGCTGCTGGTCAACTACAAGGCGCTGGTGATGGGCTTTGTGCCTGATGTGGCAGCCGGCGTGGCGCGGATCCAGTACAACCCGCCGCTGGCTGGCATGGAGCTGCAGCCGAGCGTGCCGCTGGCACCCGAGGGCACCTCCTGCGGCGACTGGCAAATGGGCCTGCAGGCGGCTCTGGAGCTGCCGACACGGATGGATTTCGCGGGCAGCTATCCGGCCGCGTGCGGTGAGCGCAACTGGGCGGTGGCGCCGGTCGACTATGCACGTTTCGCGGCACGCGCGATCGAGGGCATGTGGCGCGAATTGGGCGGCCAGCTTGGCGGCACGGTGCGCGACGGCCGCGTGCCGGCGGGGCTCGAGCCGGCCATGGTGGTCGAGTCGGATCCGCTTGCGCAGATCGTCAGGGATATCAATAAAAATAGCAGCAACGTCATGACTCAGCAGGTTTTGCTGACCATGGGCCGGGAGCGTGCGGGCGTGGGCAGCTGGGACAGCGCGCAGGCGGCGCTGCGCCAGTGGTGGCAACAGCGCGTGGGCAGCCAGGGGGTGCTCATCGTGGAAAACGGCGCAGGTCTGAGCCGCCAGGAGCGCGTCACCGCCCAGGGCCTGGCGCGCATGCTGCAGTTGGCCTGGGCCTCGCCCGTGATGCCTGAATTCCTGGCCTCGCTGCCGGTGCTGGGCGTGGATGGCTCGCTGCGCCACAGCCAGACGCTCGTCACCGGCCGGGCCCACCTCAAGACCGGCACGCTGCGCGATGTATCAGCGCTTGCAGGCTTCGTGCATGCGGCCAGTGGCCGGCGCTATGTAATGGTCGCGCTGGTCAACGACCCGCGCGCATCCGTCGCCCGCCCGGCCTTGGAGGCATTGGTGGAATGGGTGGTCAGCGATCTCGCACCGCTATAA
- the rimI gene encoding ribosomal protein S18-alanine N-acetyltransferase yields MIPASLPARETAVRFAPLTVAWLDTLLPIEQQAYSHPWTRGNFIDALAAGYEAQLLLDADDQLLGYFVAMTVLDEVHLLNLTVAPAHQGRGWARVMLDALALWSRQRQALWLWLEVRASNARARAIYERHGYQRIAERKNYYPAADGQREHAIIMSLKLWP; encoded by the coding sequence ATGATTCCCGCCAGCCTGCCTGCCCGCGAAACAGCCGTCCGCTTTGCGCCCCTGACCGTGGCTTGGCTCGATACGCTGCTGCCCATCGAACAGCAGGCCTACAGCCATCCCTGGACGCGCGGCAACTTCATCGACGCGCTGGCCGCGGGCTACGAGGCGCAGCTTCTGCTCGATGCCGATGACCAGCTGTTGGGCTATTTCGTGGCCATGACGGTGCTCGACGAGGTGCACCTGCTCAACCTTACCGTCGCGCCCGCGCACCAGGGCCGGGGCTGGGCCCGCGTCATGCTCGATGCCCTGGCGCTGTGGTCGCGCCAGCGCCAGGCGCTGTGGCTGTGGCTGGAGGTGCGCGCCAGCAATGCACGTGCACGGGCGATCTACGAAAGGCATGGCTACCAGCGGATTGCCGAGCGCAAGAACTATTACCCGGCGGCCGATGGCCAACGCGAGCACGCCATCATCATGAGCCTCAAGCTATGGCCCTGA
- the corA gene encoding magnesium/cobalt transporter CorA produces the protein MLNIFTLTNGRLVQGEIDSLEDLARFQPIWVDLESPTLEEKRWIKQHFGLSIPEDAMDEDIEESARFYEEDNGELHIRSDFLIDDDEDPRSVRVAFILNQHNAELRSRGVLFSIHDEDVPVFRLLRMRARRAPGLLEDAKEVLLKLFDADAEYSADTLERIYDALEKVSTQVLSGEVDDARASEVLSAIARQEDMNSRIRRNVMDTRRAVSFMMRSKMLNAEQFEEARQILRDIESLDSHTAFLFEKINFLMDATVGFININQNKIIRIFSVASVALLPPTLVASAYGMNFKFMPELDWTLGYPFALALMAASAVGPMLYFRKRGWLK, from the coding sequence ATGCTCAACATCTTTACGCTGACCAATGGCCGCCTGGTCCAGGGAGAGATCGACTCGCTGGAAGACCTGGCCCGGTTCCAGCCCATCTGGGTCGACCTCGAATCGCCCACGCTCGAGGAAAAGCGCTGGATCAAGCAGCACTTCGGCCTGTCGATTCCCGAAGACGCGATGGACGAGGACATCGAGGAGTCGGCGCGTTTCTACGAAGAAGACAATGGCGAGCTGCACATCCGCAGCGACTTCCTGATCGATGACGACGAAGACCCGCGCTCGGTGCGCGTGGCCTTCATCCTGAACCAGCACAACGCCGAGCTCAGGAGCCGCGGCGTGCTGTTTTCCATCCACGACGAGGACGTGCCGGTGTTCCGCCTGCTGCGCATGCGCGCGCGCCGCGCTCCGGGCCTGCTCGAGGATGCCAAGGAAGTGCTGCTCAAGCTCTTCGATGCCGACGCCGAGTACTCGGCCGACACGCTCGAGCGCATCTACGACGCGCTGGAAAAGGTCAGCACCCAGGTGCTGTCCGGCGAGGTCGACGACGCGCGCGCCAGCGAGGTGCTCTCGGCCATTGCGCGCCAGGAAGACATGAACTCGCGCATCCGCCGCAACGTGATGGACACGCGCCGCGCCGTGAGCTTCATGATGCGCAGCAAGATGCTCAACGCCGAGCAGTTCGAGGAGGCGCGCCAGATCCTGCGCGACATCGAATCGCTCGACAGCCACACTGCCTTCCTGTTCGAGAAGATCAACTTCCTGATGGATGCCACCGTCGGTTTCATCAATATCAACCAGAACAAGATCATCCGCATCTTCTCGGTGGCCAGCGTCGCGCTGCTGCCGCCGACGCTGGTGGCCAGCGCCTACGGCATGAACTTCAAGTTCATGCCGGAGCTGGACTGGACGCTGGGCTACCCGTTCGCGCTGGCGCTGATGGCGGCCAGCGCCGTGGGGCCGATGCTGTACTTTAGGAAGCGCGGCTGGTTGAAATAA
- the fba gene encoding class II fructose-bisphosphate aldolase (catalyzes the reversible aldol condensation of dihydroxyacetonephosphate and glyceraldehyde 3-phosphate in the Calvin cycle, glycolysis, and/or gluconeogenesis), with product MSLVSMRELLDHAAENGYGIPAFNVNNLEQVQAVMAAADEVGAPVILQASAGARKYAGEAFIKHLIQAAIEQYPHIPLVMHQDHGQSPAICQGAIDLGFSSVMMDGSLMEDGKTPASFDYNVDVTRKVVEMAHRVGVTVEGELGCLGSLETGEAGEEDGIGAAGKLDHSQMLTDPEEAAQFVKATQLDALAIAIGTSHGAYKFTRKPTGDILSIQRVKEIHARLPNTHLVMHGSSSVPQELLAIIRQYGGNMKETYGVPVEEIQEAIKYGVRKINIDTDIRLAMTAAVRKFLFENPEKFDAREWLKPAREAAKQICKQRYVEFGCEGQAGKIKGHNLQVIAGMYADGVLKQVVN from the coding sequence ATGTCCCTCGTCTCGATGCGCGAACTGCTCGACCATGCTGCAGAAAACGGCTATGGCATTCCTGCTTTCAACGTCAACAACCTGGAGCAAGTCCAGGCGGTGATGGCTGCGGCCGATGAAGTCGGCGCCCCCGTGATCCTGCAGGCGAGCGCCGGCGCGCGCAAGTATGCGGGCGAGGCCTTCATCAAGCACCTGATCCAGGCCGCTATCGAGCAGTACCCGCACATTCCGCTGGTCATGCATCAGGACCACGGCCAGTCGCCCGCGATCTGCCAGGGCGCCATCGACCTGGGCTTCTCCTCGGTCATGATGGACGGCTCGCTGATGGAAGACGGCAAGACGCCGGCTTCGTTCGACTACAACGTCGACGTGACGCGCAAGGTCGTCGAGATGGCGCACCGCGTGGGCGTCACGGTCGAAGGCGAGCTCGGCTGCCTGGGTTCGCTGGAAACCGGCGAAGCCGGTGAGGAAGACGGCATCGGCGCCGCGGGCAAGCTCGACCACAGCCAGATGCTGACCGACCCCGAGGAAGCCGCGCAGTTCGTCAAGGCCACGCAGCTCGACGCGCTGGCCATCGCCATCGGCACCAGCCATGGCGCCTACAAGTTCACGCGCAAGCCCACCGGCGACATCCTGTCGATCCAGCGCGTCAAGGAAATCCACGCGCGCCTGCCCAACACCCACCTGGTGATGCACGGCTCGTCGTCGGTGCCCCAGGAACTGCTGGCCATCATCCGCCAGTACGGCGGCAACATGAAGGAAACCTACGGCGTGCCGGTCGAGGAGATCCAGGAAGCCATCAAGTACGGCGTGCGCAAGATCAACATCGACACCGACATCCGCCTGGCCATGACGGCCGCGGTGCGCAAGTTCCTGTTCGAGAACCCCGAGAAGTTCGATGCGCGCGAATGGCTCAAGCCCGCGCGCGAGGCCGCCAAGCAGATCTGCAAGCAGCGCTATGTGGAATTCGGCTGCGAAGGCCAGGCCGGCAAGATCAAGGGCCACAACCTGCAGGTCATCGCCGGCATGTACGCCGACGGCGTGCTCAAGCAGGTCGTGAACTGA
- the tsaB gene encoding tRNA (adenosine(37)-N6)-threonylcarbamoyltransferase complex dimerization subunit type 1 TsaB — MNLLAFDTSTDTLCIAVQRADALWQHRGPGGAQSSAQLLPAIRRLMAEAGLEFQALDAIVFGRGPGSFTGLRTACAIAQGLAFGADVPVLPVDTLLAVAEAARAEHGCTEVVAVLDARMNEVYHAPYRWQGGAWQAAGETGVCAPELLQVPAGWAVAGNAQAAYGERLAPGARHLAALPTAAALLRLAPTLLAAQGSAPAAAALPLYIRDKVAQTTAERAAARLAAPPHP; from the coding sequence ATGAACCTGCTTGCCTTCGATACCAGCACCGACACCCTTTGCATTGCCGTCCAGCGCGCCGACGCGCTGTGGCAGCACCGCGGTCCCGGCGGCGCCCAGTCGTCGGCGCAGCTGCTGCCGGCCATCCGCCGGCTCATGGCGGAAGCCGGGCTGGAATTCCAGGCGCTCGACGCCATCGTCTTCGGCCGCGGCCCGGGCTCGTTCACCGGCCTGCGCACCGCCTGCGCCATTGCCCAGGGCCTGGCCTTTGGCGCCGATGTGCCGGTGCTGCCCGTCGACACGCTGCTGGCGGTGGCCGAGGCGGCGCGCGCCGAGCATGGCTGCACCGAAGTCGTGGCGGTGCTCGACGCACGCATGAACGAGGTCTATCACGCCCCCTACCGCTGGCAGGGCGGTGCCTGGCAGGCCGCGGGCGAGACCGGGGTCTGCGCACCCGAGCTGCTGCAGGTCCCTGCGGGCTGGGCCGTGGCCGGCAATGCCCAAGCGGCCTATGGCGAGCGTCTCGCGCCCGGTGCCCGGCACCTGGCGGCGCTGCCGACGGCCGCGGCGTTGCTGCGCCTGGCGCCCACGCTGCTTGCCGCCCAGGGCAGCGCGCCGGCCGCCGCGGCACTGCCCTTGTATATCCGCGATAAAGTGGCGCAAACTACCGCCGAACGTGCCGCCGCACGCCTTGCCGCCCCGCCCCATCCATGA
- a CDS encoding abortive infection protein → MSDAPATPSAPPRLQWRIFTVLWLLGMPGVSVLVWSIIPQWRHLHGLAPQWDHPPVLQMVMVSAWLALAVGIGVLLAPRVGLAAPILTTWVAGRSPREALRRMWLPGIAGGVAGAACLVTLAILWPDSLKVAEPLYTMPLLSKLLYGSLTSELLLRWGMLACVFWGLWRLVGRDAPLSAKTGWMAVMLSALLWALLHWMLARWLLGPLPGMLLLHVLLGKLAYGFLAGFLSWRFGLEAAILAHMVTYLLSHELIGPVL, encoded by the coding sequence ATGTCCGACGCTCCCGCCACGCCCTCCGCACCCCCGCGACTGCAGTGGCGCATCTTCACGGTGCTCTGGCTGCTGGGCATGCCAGGCGTGTCGGTGCTGGTGTGGTCCATCATCCCCCAGTGGCGCCACCTCCATGGGCTGGCGCCGCAATGGGACCATCCGCCGGTGCTGCAGATGGTGATGGTGTCCGCATGGCTGGCGCTGGCGGTGGGCATCGGCGTGCTGCTGGCGCCGCGCGTCGGCCTGGCTGCACCCATCCTCACGACCTGGGTGGCGGGGCGCTCGCCGCGCGAGGCACTGCGGCGCATGTGGCTGCCGGGCATTGCCGGCGGCGTGGCCGGGGCCGCCTGCCTCGTGACCCTGGCAATCCTCTGGCCCGACAGCCTCAAGGTGGCCGAGCCGCTCTACACCATGCCGCTGCTGTCCAAGCTGCTCTACGGCAGCCTGACCAGCGAGCTGCTGCTGCGCTGGGGCATGCTGGCCTGCGTGTTCTGGGGCCTGTGGCGGCTGGTCGGGCGCGATGCGCCGCTGTCGGCCAAAACGGGTTGGATGGCGGTCATGCTGAGCGCGCTGCTCTGGGCGCTCCTGCACTGGATGCTGGCCCGCTGGCTGCTTGGCCCGCTGCCCGGCATGCTGCTCCTGCATGTGCTGCTGGGCAAGCTGGCCTATGGTTTCCTGGCGGGCTTCCTGAGCTGGCGCTTCGGCCTCGAGGCGGCGATCCTGGCGCACATGGTGACCTATCTGCTGTCGCACGAGCTGATCGGCCCCGTCCTGTAG
- a CDS encoding uracil-DNA glycosylase family protein yields MALNLDARQRAMLQEMGITVWQPGPVADIAGAAPAMEERAAPRAAQTAANPPPRAASQPAARPPSVQPAPAAPQPEAAAALGWRLHPARPVYGPGDATDATADAADGGWLILLEHPTAQSLPATVATAPVRGTVLEGDAARLLDNMLRALRLHRHPRVWSAALERDSAPASSPDCMPLDSGLRAMVQQLQPARVLVLGLAAARAVLGRTDALGRLRAEPHQVAGRPAVVTYDPGYLLRAAHAKPAAWADLCRAQALGRSVTAR; encoded by the coding sequence ATGGCCCTGAACCTCGATGCGCGCCAGCGCGCCATGCTGCAGGAAATGGGCATCACGGTCTGGCAGCCCGGCCCGGTGGCGGACATTGCCGGCGCCGCGCCCGCCATGGAAGAACGTGCTGCCCCGCGCGCCGCGCAGACAGCGGCCAACCCGCCGCCACGCGCCGCCAGCCAGCCTGCGGCCCGCCCACCGTCCGTTCAGCCCGCACCGGCTGCGCCGCAGCCCGAAGCTGCCGCGGCCCTGGGCTGGCGGCTGCACCCGGCGCGTCCGGTCTACGGCCCGGGCGATGCCACGGACGCCACGGCGGACGCGGCCGATGGCGGCTGGCTGATCCTGCTCGAGCATCCCACGGCGCAGAGCCTGCCCGCAACGGTCGCCACGGCGCCAGTCCGCGGCACGGTGCTCGAAGGCGATGCCGCGCGCCTGCTCGACAACATGCTGCGCGCGCTGCGCCTGCACCGGCATCCGCGCGTCTGGAGCGCGGCGCTCGAGCGCGACAGCGCGCCGGCCTCGTCCCCCGACTGCATGCCGCTCGACAGCGGCCTGCGCGCCATGGTGCAGCAGCTGCAGCCGGCGCGCGTCCTGGTGCTCGGACTGGCCGCGGCCCGCGCCGTGCTCGGCCGCACCGACGCGCTGGGCCGGCTGCGCGCCGAGCCGCACCAGGTCGCAGGCCGGCCTGCCGTGGTCACCTACGATCCCGGCTACCTGCTGCGCGCCGCGCATGCCAAGCCCGCAGCCTGGGCCGACCTGTGCCGGGCGCAGGCACTGGGCCGCAGCGTGACAGCGCGATGA
- a CDS encoding long-chain-fatty-acid--CoA ligase → MSDRPWLSAYPQGVPAEIDATQYQSLVALMEEAFTEYRDRVAYSFMGKELSFAQTDVQSRALAAYLQGLGLAKGDRVALMMPNMPQYPVAVAAVLRAGFVVVNVNPLYTARELEHQLRDSGAKAIVIIENFAATLQACIPATAVKHVVLCAMGDQLGLFRGALVNYVVRKVRKLVPPFQLPGAVRFNDALAKGVGTDFEAPMLGPDDIALLQYTGGTTGVSKGAVLLHRNVIANVLQSEAWNAPVMDKIPAGEQPASVCALPLYHIFAFTVNMMLSMRTGGKTILIPNPRDLKATLKELSRQRFHSFPAVSTLFNGLAHHPDFGTVDWSHLKVSVGGGMAVQGAVAQLWLEKTGCPICEGYGLSETSPSVSCNPVTNSQFTGTIGVPLPSTWMKLIDDAGNDVTQPGAAGEIAIKGPQVMAGYWQRPDETARAMTADGFFKSGDIGTVDANGFFKVVDRKKDMVLVSGFNVYPNEVEDVVARCPGVLECAVVGIPDEKTGEAVKLVIVRKDAALTEQAVRDFCRSNLTGYKQPRVIEFRKELPKTPVGKILRRELRSH, encoded by the coding sequence ATGAGTGATCGTCCCTGGCTGAGCGCATATCCCCAAGGGGTGCCTGCGGAAATCGACGCGACCCAATACCAGTCGCTGGTGGCCTTGATGGAAGAGGCCTTCACTGAATACCGTGACCGGGTGGCATACAGCTTCATGGGCAAGGAACTGAGCTTTGCGCAGACCGACGTGCAAAGCCGGGCGCTGGCCGCCTACCTGCAGGGGCTGGGGCTGGCCAAGGGCGACCGCGTGGCGCTGATGATGCCCAACATGCCGCAGTACCCGGTCGCGGTGGCCGCGGTGCTGCGCGCGGGGTTCGTGGTGGTCAACGTGAATCCGCTGTACACCGCGCGCGAGCTCGAGCACCAGCTGCGCGACTCGGGCGCCAAGGCCATCGTCATCATCGAGAACTTCGCGGCCACGCTGCAGGCCTGCATTCCCGCCACCGCCGTCAAGCATGTGGTGCTGTGCGCGATGGGCGACCAGCTGGGCCTGTTCCGCGGGGCATTGGTCAATTACGTGGTGCGCAAGGTCAGGAAGCTGGTGCCGCCGTTCCAGCTGCCCGGCGCCGTGCGCTTCAACGACGCGCTGGCCAAGGGGGTGGGAACGGACTTCGAGGCGCCCATGCTGGGGCCCGACGACATCGCGCTGCTGCAATACACCGGCGGCACCACCGGCGTGAGCAAGGGGGCGGTGCTGCTGCATCGCAACGTCATTGCCAACGTGCTGCAGTCCGAAGCCTGGAACGCGCCGGTCATGGACAAGATCCCGGCTGGCGAGCAGCCCGCCAGCGTCTGTGCGCTGCCGCTCTACCACATCTTCGCCTTCACGGTGAACATGATGCTGTCCATGCGCACGGGCGGCAAGACGATCCTGATTCCGAATCCGCGCGACCTCAAGGCGACGCTGAAGGAGCTGTCCAGGCAGCGCTTCCACAGCTTCCCGGCCGTGAGCACGCTGTTCAACGGCCTGGCGCACCACCCGGACTTCGGCACCGTCGACTGGTCGCACCTCAAGGTCTCGGTGGGCGGCGGCATGGCGGTGCAGGGCGCCGTGGCGCAGCTGTGGCTGGAGAAGACCGGCTGCCCGATCTGCGAAGGCTACGGCCTGTCGGAAACCAGCCCCTCGGTCAGCTGCAACCCGGTCACCAACAGCCAGTTCACCGGCACCATCGGCGTGCCGCTGCCCAGCACCTGGATGAAGCTGATCGACGACGCCGGCAACGACGTGACGCAGCCGGGCGCTGCGGGCGAGATTGCCATCAAGGGGCCGCAGGTCATGGCCGGCTACTGGCAGCGGCCGGATGAAACCGCCAGGGCCATGACGGCCGACGGCTTCTTCAAGTCCGGCGATATCGGCACCGTCGATGCCAACGGCTTCTTCAAGGTGGTGGACCGCAAGAAGGACATGGTGCTGGTCAGCGGCTTCAATGTCTATCCGAATGAAGTCGAAGACGTGGTGGCGCGCTGCCCGGGCGTGCTGGAATGCGCGGTGGTCGGCATTCCCGACGAGAAGACCGGCGAGGCCGTAAAGCTGGTGATCGTCAGGAAGGACGCGGCGCTGACCGAGCAGGCGGTGCGCGATTTCTGCCGCTCGAACCTGACGGGCTACAAGCAGCCGCGGGTGATCGAGTTCCGCAAGGAGCTGCCTAAAACCCCGGTTGGCAAGATCCTGCGCCGCGAGCTCCGCAGCCATTAA
- the pyk gene encoding pyruvate kinase — MTKPLTRATKIVATLGPASSDPQLLEQMVRAGVNVVRLNFSHGTAQDHIDRAEMVRAAAQRAGREVAIMADLQGPKIRVGKFAEGRVMLVAGAPFVLDASRTEPGDVQGVGLDYKELPRDVKAGDLLLLNDGLIVLTVNAVLGEEVHTTVKLGGELSNNKGINKQGGGLTAPALTAKDMEDIKTAMSLQADYVAVSFPKNATDMEMARQLCNVAGTPWRHKPGLIAKIERAEAIPHLEDILRVSDGIMVARGDLAVEVGNAAVPALQKKMIRMAREMDKVVITATQMMESMITNPVPTRAEVSDVANAVLDGTDAVMLSAETAAGRYPLETVEEMARICTAAEAAEDPERDADFTGRTFGRIDQSIAMGALFTAHHLGAKALVAMTDSGSTALWMSRRRIHIPIYALTPKVQTQRRMALFRNVRPLLMDTSADRDTALEQAEAHLKARGIVQQGDVYAITCGLPMGQPGGTNMLQICRAR; from the coding sequence ATGACCAAACCGTTGACCCGCGCCACGAAGATTGTTGCCACCCTGGGGCCCGCCTCGAGCGACCCGCAACTGCTTGAACAGATGGTGCGGGCCGGCGTGAACGTGGTGCGGCTGAACTTCAGCCATGGCACGGCGCAGGACCATATCGACCGCGCCGAGATGGTGCGCGCCGCCGCCCAGCGCGCGGGCCGCGAGGTGGCCATCATGGCCGACCTGCAGGGACCGAAGATCCGCGTCGGCAAGTTTGCCGAAGGCCGCGTCATGCTCGTGGCCGGCGCGCCCTTTGTTCTCGACGCCTCGCGCACCGAGCCCGGCGACGTGCAGGGCGTGGGCCTGGACTACAAGGAGCTGCCGCGCGACGTCAAGGCCGGCGACCTGCTGCTGCTCAACGACGGCCTGATCGTGCTCACCGTCAATGCGGTGCTGGGCGAGGAGGTGCACACCACCGTCAAGCTCGGCGGCGAGCTGTCCAACAACAAGGGTATCAACAAGCAGGGCGGCGGCCTGACGGCACCGGCGCTCACCGCCAAGGACATGGAGGACATCAAGACCGCCATGAGCCTGCAGGCCGACTACGTGGCCGTGAGCTTCCCGAAGAACGCCACCGACATGGAGATGGCGCGCCAGCTGTGCAACGTCGCGGGCACGCCCTGGCGCCACAAGCCCGGCCTGATCGCCAAGATCGAGCGCGCCGAGGCGATTCCGCACCTCGAGGACATCCTGCGCGTGTCGGACGGCATCATGGTGGCGCGCGGCGACCTGGCGGTGGAAGTCGGCAATGCCGCAGTGCCGGCACTGCAGAAGAAGATGATCCGCATGGCGCGCGAGATGGACAAGGTGGTGATCACCGCGACGCAGATGATGGAAAGCATGATCACCAACCCCGTGCCGACGCGCGCCGAGGTCAGCGACGTGGCCAACGCCGTGCTCGACGGCACCGATGCGGTGATGCTCAGCGCCGAGACCGCGGCCGGCAGGTACCCGCTGGAGACCGTCGAGGAAATGGCGCGCATCTGCACCGCCGCCGAGGCCGCGGAAGACCCCGAGCGCGATGCCGACTTCACCGGCCGCACCTTCGGCCGCATCGACCAGAGCATCGCCATGGGCGCGCTGTTCACGGCCCACCACCTGGGCGCCAAGGCCCTGGTGGCCATGACCGACAGCGGCTCGACCGCGCTGTGGATGAGCCGCCGGCGCATCCACATCCCGATCTACGCGCTCACGCCCAAGGTCCAGACCCAGCGGCGCATGGCGCTGTTCCGCAACGTGCGCCCGCTGCTGATGGACACCTCTGCGGACCGCGACACCGCGCTCGAGCAAGCCGAAGCCCACCTCAAGGCGCGCGGCATCGTGCAGCAGGGCGATGTTTATGCGATCACCTGCGGCTTGCCCATGGGCCAGCCTGGTGGCACGAACATGCTGCAGATCTGCAGGGCGAGATAA